The following DNA comes from Bacteroidota bacterium.
AGTTTTGTCAAAAGAATAAAGAACTAAATATTCATGCTTATGTCATCATGAGTAATCACATTCATGTAGTTCTTTCTGCAGAAAACAATAATCTTAGTGATACTATTAGGGATTTCAAAACATATACAAGCAAAACAATAATTAAAACTATAAAAAGTATTGAAGAAAGCAGAAGTGACTGGATGCTTAATTTATTTGAATTTGAAGCTAAAAAACAAAAAAGAAATGATGCATATCAGGTTTGGACGCATGACAACCATCCAGAAGAATTGATTTCAAATCATTTCATCGATCAAAAAATTGACTATATCCATCAAAATCCAGTTGTAGCAGGAATTGTTGATGAAGCTGAAGATTATATTTACAGCAGTGCTAGAAATTATGCAGGCGAAAAGGGTTTAATTGAAATTGACTTTTTATGAAATTATCAAAGCATCTGTACACGAATAACTGCAAGTTATTCTTTAAAAAGTTCGTAGCTACCACTTCGCTCAAGCTACGAACAACATTTAGTATTATAATCCTGCTAACATGCATCACTACTTCACCTGTTTTCTCACAAAATAAACTTATAAAGTATGAAGTTTATGATAAGAACAATACTCATTTTGAAACATTGCTTAAGTTAAAAAATGATTCAATAACAATTAATACTTTATATAATTTTGAAGAAGGATCAATAGTTCAAATTATACTCCGAGATTCATTGGTTAATGATTCTCTACATATTATTAAATATGAATATCGTTACCCAATAAATCCAACAAATCATTTCGATAGACAAAACCTAAAAGAGGTTCTTGAAAAAAATGATTATTTTGAAATGGTTTTCCCAATGAGAGGTTATCGGTTATTTTATCTTCATTATGATACTATTATTAGATGTGAAGTTTATACCAAAAAACTTGACATAATCAATATATTTAAATATTCAGACTATCTTTGTCAGGTGAACAATTATTTTGTAAAAGAAAGTGGAAAAATACAATTCTCACGTGATAGTATT
Coding sequences within:
- a CDS encoding transposase — its product is MTGGYKIDNQSGVYFLTFQIIKWIDLFTRLDYRDIIIDSFQFCQKNKELNIHAYVIMSNHIHVVLSAENNNLSDTIRDFKTYTSKTIIKTIKSIEESRSDWMLNLFEFEAKKQKRNDAYQVWTHDNHPEELISNHFIDQKIDYIHQNPVVAGIVDEAEDYIYSSARNYAGEKGLIEIDFL